The proteins below come from a single Chryseobacterium capnotolerans genomic window:
- a CDS encoding 2'-5' RNA ligase family protein, translating into MKKMYFIAIYPPEDIIEEIKVFKRDMAVSYGNSKALKNEAHITLFPPFSRELELEEDIHIAFQKINTSLSPFEIELNGFGSFANPKNPVIFVHPEDNLSLTDLHDRVKQQFNFTKYSFTPHMTVGYRDLSWENYLKAWEKYEHQEYKTKFLVNKILLLRHDGNWVPIAEKKLAEIN; encoded by the coding sequence ATGAAAAAAATGTACTTCATAGCCATCTATCCGCCTGAGGATATTATTGAAGAAATAAAGGTTTTCAAAAGAGATATGGCAGTTTCTTATGGTAATTCCAAAGCCTTAAAAAATGAAGCCCATATTACTCTTTTCCCTCCTTTCTCCAGAGAGCTGGAATTGGAAGAAGATATTCACATTGCATTTCAAAAAATTAACACCAGCCTTTCACCCTTTGAAATTGAATTGAATGGCTTCGGCAGTTTTGCCAATCCCAAAAATCCGGTGATTTTTGTGCATCCTGAAGACAATCTCTCTTTAACAGATCTTCACGATAGGGTAAAACAGCAGTTTAACTTTACAAAATATTCTTTTACCCCACATATGACTGTAGGATACAGGGATCTTAGCTGGGAAAATTATCTTAAAGCCTGGGAAAAATATGAGCACCAAGAATACAAAACTAAATTTTTAGTTAATAAAATTCTATTGTTACGCCATGATGGGAATTGGGTTCCTATTGCAGAGAAAAAGCTAGCAGAGATCAACTAG
- a CDS encoding pyridoxal-dependent decarboxylase: protein MDIIKKQSTEYLNSLADRPTSITSTFISEAIDIPEYGYGTEEVIKLFNKRFEPIMVGSAGPRYLGFVTGGATPASVAGDWLTSIYDQNTQSTKGQGDISANVEMETIKLILELLELPDSFLGGFVTGATMSNFTCLAVARQWLGKEKGRDFAKEGISETIKVLTATPHSSSIKSLSLLGMGSNNIIKIRTDGDDREAISIKDLEEQIIKLNGEPFILISSGGTVNTVDFDDFIQIKS, encoded by the coding sequence TTGGACATTATAAAAAAACAAAGTACTGAATATCTGAACAGTCTTGCAGACAGACCAACCTCTATCACTAGCACGTTTATATCAGAAGCAATAGATATTCCGGAGTATGGCTACGGAACGGAAGAAGTCATAAAACTATTCAATAAAAGATTTGAACCTATTATGGTAGGGTCGGCTGGACCGAGATATCTTGGATTTGTTACCGGAGGCGCTACTCCAGCTTCTGTGGCAGGTGATTGGCTTACTAGCATTTATGACCAAAATACCCAATCCACAAAAGGCCAGGGAGATATTTCAGCAAATGTAGAAATGGAAACAATAAAGCTTATCCTGGAGCTGTTGGAACTTCCTGATAGCTTTTTAGGTGGTTTTGTAACAGGAGCAACAATGTCGAATTTTACCTGTCTGGCAGTTGCCCGTCAATGGCTGGGAAAAGAAAAAGGAAGAGATTTTGCTAAAGAAGGAATTTCTGAAACCATCAAAGTGCTTACGGCAACTCCCCACTCTTCATCTATAAAGTCTTTATCTCTTTTAGGGATGGGCAGCAATAACATCATCAAAATTAGAACAGATGGGGATGATCGTGAAGCCATTTCTATTAAAGATCTGGAAGAACAAATTATAAAGCTAAATGGTGAACCGTTTATATTGATCTCCAGCGGAGGAACAGTAAATACTGTGGATTTTGATGATTTTATACAAATAAAAAGTTAA
- a CDS encoding pyridoxal phosphate-dependent decarboxylase family protein has protein sequence MDAAFGGFAACSDHYKHLVEGWEYADSITIDCHKWLNVPYESAIFLVKQQYNILQVETFQNSNAPYLVDPLADFSYLNFLPENSRRLKALPAWFSIMAYGKQGYRDIVENNVSLARNFGILIENSNDFKLLAPVRLNTVCFTLKDDDKQSEVGRFLEMLNHTGKVFMTPTFYNQHKGIRAAFVNWKTTETDVQLIFDTMNNIITQLK, from the coding sequence ATTGATGCAGCATTCGGAGGTTTCGCAGCCTGTTCTGATCATTATAAGCATCTTGTTGAAGGTTGGGAGTATGCAGACAGTATTACCATAGATTGTCATAAATGGCTGAATGTACCTTACGAAAGTGCTATATTTCTGGTAAAACAACAATATAATATTTTGCAGGTAGAAACTTTTCAGAACTCAAATGCTCCCTATTTAGTTGATCCGCTGGCTGATTTCAGTTATTTAAATTTTCTTCCTGAGAACTCAAGACGATTAAAGGCGCTTCCTGCCTGGTTTTCTATAATGGCCTATGGTAAGCAAGGATATCGGGACATTGTAGAAAATAATGTTTCACTGGCCCGAAATTTTGGAATACTGATTGAAAATAGCAATGATTTTAAACTTTTAGCTCCAGTACGCCTCAATACAGTATGTTTTACTCTCAAAGATGATGACAAACAGAGTGAGGTAGGAAGATTTCTTGAAATGCTTAATCATACAGGAAAAGTTTTTATGACTCCCACTTTTTATAATCAGCATAAAGGCATCCGTGCAGCTTTTGTCAATTGGAAAACCACAGAAACAGATGTTCAATTAATCTTTGATACGATGAACAATATTATTACACAGTTAAAATAA
- a CDS encoding diphthine--ammonia ligase, which translates to MKPKALFNWSSGKDSALALHKILQEDQYEVYTLLTSINKEFQRISMHGVHILLLEQQASLLGIPLIKMELPKEPSMEEYQEIMNTTMAEIQAQGITHSIFGDIFLEDLRQYREKQLNTIGMQAVFPLWKQNTSDLIREFLKLGFKTIVTCVNGTYLDKSFAGRIIDQQFLDDLPENVDPCGENGEFHTFTFDGPIFKSPVQFEIGETVKKTYPKPKTNPEDEDEEYVFWFCDLIPE; encoded by the coding sequence ATGAAGCCTAAAGCCTTATTTAATTGGAGCAGCGGAAAAGATTCTGCATTGGCTCTTCACAAAATTTTACAGGAAGATCAGTATGAAGTCTATACCCTCTTAACCAGCATTAATAAAGAGTTTCAAAGAATTTCCATGCATGGTGTTCATATTCTTCTGTTGGAGCAGCAAGCTTCCCTCCTTGGCATTCCCCTTATTAAAATGGAACTCCCAAAAGAACCTTCCATGGAAGAATATCAGGAAATAATGAATACCACAATGGCTGAAATACAAGCTCAGGGTATTACCCATTCCATTTTCGGAGATATTTTTCTGGAAGATCTTCGCCAGTACAGGGAAAAACAATTAAATACCATCGGAATGCAGGCTGTCTTTCCTCTTTGGAAACAAAATACCTCAGACCTCATCCGGGAATTTTTAAAATTGGGATTTAAAACAATTGTAACCTGTGTAAATGGTACTTATCTTGATAAAAGCTTTGCGGGAAGAATCATTGACCAGCAGTTCCTTGATGATCTTCCTGAAAATGTAGATCCTTGTGGAGAAAATGGGGAATTTCATACGTTTACTTTTGATGGCCCTATTTTTAAAAGTCCGGTTCAGTTTGAAATTGGAGAAACAGTAAAAAAGACATATCCTAAACCGAAAACCAATCCGGAGGATGAGGATGAAGAATATGTTTTCTGGTTCTGCGATCTGATTCCAGAATAA
- a CDS encoding serine hydrolase domain-containing protein translates to MIKNLLFLLPFCFLLSCKTETPPPPVDKKAIVDSTITAFQKTLLEQQIDSVFKKYHFNGSIAVFKDSLPLYRKESGYSDFKRKAKIDSNTIFAIGSVSKQFTAVMILLQMEQGKLNVTDKVSKYLKEFQIKEYENITIHQLLNHTSGLNLMGGKLMFKSGTDFYYSNDGFNALGKIVETVSGKSYDDNALELFKKAGMAQSSTGDIFKGSNFASAYLGNTNQFQEVPNMPKRLGGKEIGTPAGGILSTIQDLHTWNNALYSGKILKPETLTLFMAKSAERRHAIFGKMGYAYGIMLNIGKPNSYFHSGYVKGSPSLNIYYPETKTSVIILSNIADEEKGKGLVFKPHIEVKKITDHLENTLNQLRSGH, encoded by the coding sequence GTGATCAAAAATTTATTGTTCCTTCTTCCCTTTTGTTTTTTATTATCATGTAAAACAGAAACTCCACCACCACCCGTTGATAAAAAAGCCATTGTTGATTCTACCATCACTGCTTTTCAGAAAACCCTTTTGGAACAGCAGATTGATTCTGTATTCAAAAAGTATCATTTCAATGGAAGTATTGCGGTTTTCAAGGATTCCCTTCCTCTTTACAGAAAAGAAAGCGGGTATTCTGATTTTAAGAGAAAAGCTAAAATAGACAGCAATACCATTTTTGCCATCGGATCTGTAAGCAAGCAGTTCACTGCCGTTATGATTTTACTTCAGATGGAGCAGGGAAAATTAAATGTGACGGATAAAGTTTCTAAGTATTTAAAGGAATTTCAGATCAAAGAGTATGAAAATATTACGATTCATCAGCTTTTGAACCACACTTCAGGATTGAATTTGATGGGTGGGAAACTGATGTTTAAAAGTGGAACAGATTTCTACTATTCCAATGATGGATTTAATGCACTAGGAAAAATTGTAGAAACGGTATCTGGAAAATCATACGATGACAATGCGTTGGAATTGTTTAAAAAAGCAGGAATGGCCCAATCTTCAACCGGAGATATTTTTAAAGGCTCTAATTTTGCATCAGCCTACCTTGGAAATACAAATCAGTTTCAGGAAGTTCCCAACATGCCCAAAAGATTAGGAGGTAAAGAAATCGGGACACCTGCCGGAGGAATTCTTTCTACTATTCAGGATCTTCATACATGGAATAATGCATTGTATAGTGGAAAAATTCTAAAACCTGAAACCCTTACACTTTTCATGGCAAAAAGTGCGGAAAGAAGACATGCTATCTTTGGAAAAATGGGCTATGCTTATGGAATCATGCTCAACATAGGCAAGCCGAATTCTTATTTTCACAGTGGATATGTAAAAGGCTCCCCTTCCCTGAATATCTACTACCCTGAAACGAAGACTTCCGTGATTATCCTTTCTAATATTGCAGATGAAGAAAAAGGGAAAGGCCTGGTCTTTAAACCTCATATTGAAGTGAAGAAGATCACAGATCATCTTGAAAATACTCTTAATCAGCTTAGATCAGGACACTAG
- a CDS encoding M16 family metallopeptidase: MKNLLVGTAVLFFTGIATPLFSQKAEAPKFVNNTEGVKEYTLGNGMKVLLIPDSSQSNMVVNIIYNVGSKHEGYGEKGMAHLLEHMLFKSTKKLGDIKKQLSDKGGDANGTTWYDRTNYYEIFPSSDENLKWALEMEADRMVNATILQSDLDKEFSVVRNEFEIGENNPGSVLMERIVSTAYLWHNYGNSTIGSKEDIERVKAPTLRKFYEKHYQPDNATLVVAGKFDEKQALNYISQYFSVIPRPSRVLDQTYTVEPAQDGERFVELKRSGDSKIVGALYHTAPYADKDYAALDALSEILTADPSGYLYKAMIDSHKAASVYSYQPTVRDAAFMYFGLEVPADKDVKAVEGEFRAELDKVSTIKYTEQDVARAKAKILKQIENTKNNTINFAIELTEIVGAGNYKLGMLYRDTIEKLTLADIQRVADKYFKTNNRTVGVFVPAKDEIRVKNIEYSDGQIAALTKDYKGKALEKEVAPFEASIKNLKANLSEGKLSNGMKYGVIKKEIKGGKVLGSFRFPVSNAKDLSGKSQIGALMAQVMKTGTKTHTKEQIQDMLDQWKSSISFSFKGQTLSANVSTYKEHLPKVMDLMKEILTESNFPEAELAKTVNEYNTYLEGSLNDPQALAFTEIGKVTENYPKESIYYTPSFKEQIEANKTIKRQELVDFYNKIIGSNNGVGTMIGDLDSKTASSLMENTFGKWNSKSNYEQIKPELFATKKEDKVYLTPDKENGAAVGKISFSMNRQSADYPALLIANEMLGSGGFMTARIPMRLREKEGISYGAGSYMGVPADNDVASWGWYAFFNPTKKDAVNKALKEEVNKAVKEGFTEEEFKSNLTSWLTSRKTSLGNDSTLMGLVNSQLQYGIPLEDYDTLEAKVSALKVGQVNDVLKKYISEDKLTSVFAGDFNKK, encoded by the coding sequence ATGAAAAATCTATTGGTTGGGACGGCTGTCCTATTTTTCACGGGAATCGCGACCCCACTATTTTCGCAGAAAGCGGAAGCTCCAAAATTTGTAAACAATACAGAGGGAGTAAAAGAATATACCCTGGGTAACGGGATGAAAGTTCTTTTGATTCCGGATTCTTCACAAAGTAATATGGTGGTAAACATTATTTACAATGTAGGGTCTAAGCACGAAGGGTATGGAGAAAAGGGAATGGCTCATTTACTCGAGCACATGTTATTTAAAAGCACTAAGAAATTAGGGGATATTAAAAAACAATTGTCAGATAAAGGAGGTGATGCCAATGGGACAACCTGGTATGACAGAACAAATTATTACGAAATCTTTCCTTCCAGTGATGAAAACCTGAAATGGGCCTTAGAAATGGAAGCTGACAGAATGGTGAATGCAACGATTCTTCAATCTGATTTGGATAAAGAGTTTTCTGTAGTAAGAAACGAATTTGAGATCGGTGAAAATAATCCTGGATCCGTTTTAATGGAGCGTATAGTTTCCACGGCTTATTTATGGCACAACTATGGAAACAGTACCATTGGAAGTAAAGAAGATATTGAAAGAGTAAAAGCACCAACGCTTAGAAAATTCTATGAAAAACATTATCAGCCAGACAATGCTACTCTTGTTGTAGCAGGTAAATTTGATGAAAAACAGGCTTTAAATTATATTTCTCAATACTTCTCGGTGATTCCGCGACCTTCAAGAGTTTTAGATCAGACCTATACTGTAGAGCCTGCTCAGGACGGAGAACGTTTTGTAGAACTGAAGCGTTCAGGAGACAGCAAAATCGTTGGGGCATTGTATCATACAGCACCTTATGCAGATAAAGATTATGCTGCACTAGATGCGTTATCGGAAATTTTAACGGCAGATCCTTCAGGATACTTATATAAAGCCATGATTGATTCACATAAAGCAGCCTCTGTTTATTCTTACCAGCCAACGGTAAGAGATGCGGCATTTATGTATTTCGGTTTGGAAGTTCCTGCAGATAAAGATGTGAAAGCGGTAGAGGGCGAGTTCAGAGCAGAGCTGGATAAAGTTTCAACCATTAAGTATACAGAGCAGGATGTTGCAAGAGCAAAAGCTAAAATTTTAAAGCAAATAGAGAATACAAAAAACAACACAATCAATTTCGCGATTGAGCTTACTGAAATTGTTGGAGCTGGAAATTATAAGTTAGGAATGCTATACCGCGATACTATTGAAAAACTGACTTTGGCCGATATCCAGAGAGTTGCTGATAAATATTTTAAAACCAATAACCGGACAGTAGGGGTATTTGTGCCTGCTAAAGATGAGATAAGAGTTAAAAATATAGAATATTCTGATGGCCAGATTGCTGCTCTAACGAAAGATTACAAAGGAAAAGCTTTAGAAAAAGAAGTAGCTCCTTTTGAAGCAAGCATTAAAAACCTAAAAGCTAATCTTTCTGAAGGAAAATTAAGCAACGGAATGAAGTATGGAGTTATTAAGAAAGAAATTAAAGGTGGAAAAGTATTGGGAAGCTTCCGTTTTCCTGTAAGTAATGCCAAAGACTTAAGCGGAAAATCTCAAATAGGAGCTTTAATGGCCCAAGTAATGAAAACGGGGACTAAGACTCACACCAAAGAGCAGATTCAGGATATGCTGGATCAATGGAAATCTTCCATCAGCTTCTCATTCAAAGGGCAGACATTATCTGCTAATGTAAGTACATACAAAGAGCATTTACCGAAAGTAATGGATCTTATGAAAGAAATCCTTACAGAATCTAACTTCCCTGAAGCAGAATTAGCCAAAACCGTCAATGAATACAATACCTATCTGGAAGGTTCTTTAAATGACCCACAGGCATTGGCATTTACAGAGATTGGAAAAGTTACAGAAAACTATCCTAAAGAAAGTATTTATTATACTCCATCTTTCAAAGAACAGATTGAAGCCAATAAAACAATCAAAAGACAGGAGCTTGTAGACTTCTACAATAAGATTATAGGAAGTAATAATGGAGTAGGAACCATGATTGGAGATTTGGATTCAAAAACAGCTTCTTCATTAATGGAAAATACATTCGGGAAATGGAACTCCAAATCTAACTATGAACAAATCAAACCTGAGCTTTTTGCTACGAAAAAAGAAGATAAGGTCTATTTAACTCCGGATAAAGAAAACGGAGCTGCTGTTGGAAAGATTAGTTTCTCTATGAATAGACAGAGTGCTGATTATCCGGCATTATTGATTGCTAATGAAATGCTGGGTAGTGGAGGATTCATGACGGCAAGAATTCCTATGAGACTGCGTGAAAAAGAAGGAATCAGTTATGGAGCAGGTTCATATATGGGCGTTCCGGCAGATAATGATGTAGCATCATGGGGCTGGTATGCATTCTTTAATCCAACTAAAAAAGATGCTGTAAACAAAGCCTTAAAAGAAGAGGTGAATAAAGCGGTGAAAGAAGGGTTTACTGAGGAGGAATTTAAATCTAACTTAACTTCATGGCTGACTTCAAGAAAAACAAGCTTAGGAAATGATAGTACCCTGATGGGGCTTGTCAACTCTCAGCTTCAATATGGAATTCCTTTGGAGGATTATGATACACTGGAAGCAAAAGTTTCAGCCTTAAAGGTAGGTCAGGTAAACGATGTTCTTAAAAAATATATCAGTGAAGATAAGCTGACTTCTGTTTTTGCAGGGGATTTTAATAAGAAATAA
- a CDS encoding M64 family metallopeptidase: MKKVLFSLLISSSCFAQVFETVPLLQNGDNSKRVVIAVLGDGFTTSEQAAFTASATTTINYLFTKSPYNQYKNYFNAYAVKVVSTESGVKHPGTATDVIEPVIPVSNPNNYLGSSFDFGVHRCIYSNTTNKVGQVLAASIPDYDITYILGNSTEYGGCGGTYAFASLAAASNEIVVHELGHSFGELADEYWFAGSLESPNKTQNSNPATIKWKNWIGINGIGINPYTESPTWFRPHQNCEMRFLDRQFCSVCKETIIEKIHSLVSPVDSFTPANTSSVNASADVTFTVNEILPVPNTLVNSWKLNGTTLTATGNTLTLSPSQLNAGSNTLLFSVVDDNPLLKVDNHSSIHITNVSWTLIKSTLGLSEVNAEERRFSIYPNPTTGEFYIKGKKDFSKNVNVEIYDASGKRIPNKFELSEPASIKIDIKNFPTGTYLMNIIENKNIIISQKIIKE, translated from the coding sequence ATGAAAAAAGTTTTATTCTCCCTTTTGATAAGCAGCAGTTGTTTTGCTCAGGTATTTGAAACGGTTCCTCTTTTACAAAACGGCGATAACAGTAAACGTGTAGTGATTGCTGTACTAGGAGATGGATTTACCACTTCTGAACAAGCTGCATTTACGGCATCAGCGACTACTACTATAAATTATCTTTTTACAAAAAGCCCCTATAATCAGTATAAAAATTACTTCAATGCTTATGCTGTTAAAGTTGTCTCCACAGAATCTGGAGTGAAACACCCGGGAACTGCTACAGATGTTATTGAGCCGGTAATTCCTGTGTCTAATCCCAACAACTATCTTGGCTCTTCATTTGATTTTGGCGTTCACAGATGTATCTACAGTAATACCACTAATAAAGTAGGACAGGTACTGGCTGCTAGTATTCCTGATTATGACATTACATACATATTAGGTAACTCCACAGAATATGGAGGATGTGGCGGCACTTATGCTTTTGCTTCTTTAGCGGCTGCGTCCAATGAGATTGTAGTTCATGAATTAGGACACTCATTTGGGGAGTTAGCCGATGAATATTGGTTTGCAGGTTCACTTGAATCACCCAATAAGACCCAGAATTCTAATCCTGCTACAATAAAATGGAAAAACTGGATCGGGATAAATGGAATAGGAATCAATCCGTACACAGAGAGCCCAACATGGTTCAGACCTCATCAGAATTGCGAGATGAGATTTCTTGACAGACAATTTTGTTCCGTGTGTAAAGAAACGATCATTGAAAAAATCCATTCATTAGTTTCTCCTGTGGATTCTTTTACACCAGCAAATACCTCTTCAGTAAATGCTTCAGCGGATGTTACCTTTACAGTGAATGAAATACTTCCTGTTCCTAATACTCTAGTCAATTCTTGGAAGCTGAACGGAACCACACTTACAGCCACGGGAAATACACTTACTCTGAGCCCTTCACAACTTAATGCGGGAAGTAATACATTACTCTTTTCTGTTGTAGATGACAATCCTCTTTTGAAAGTGGATAATCATAGCAGTATACATATTACGAATGTTTCTTGGACATTAATAAAATCTACCCTTGGACTTTCTGAAGTGAATGCGGAAGAAAGAAGATTCAGCATCTATCCGAACCCTACAACAGGTGAATTTTATATAAAAGGAAAAAAAGACTTCTCGAAAAATGTGAATGTTGAAATATATGATGCTTCAGGAAAACGTATTCCTAATAAGTTTGAGCTAAGCGAACCCGCATCAATCAAAATTGATATTAAAAACTTTCCGACCGGAACTTATCTGATGAATATCATTGAAAATAAAAACATTATTATTTCCCAAAAGATTATAAAAGAATAA